A stretch of the Gossypium hirsutum isolate 1008001.06 chromosome D07, Gossypium_hirsutum_v2.1, whole genome shotgun sequence genome encodes the following:
- the LOC107925872 gene encoding uncharacterized protein isoform X1 has translation METKEEAEGNEDYPPSPSWELNHLFEVEEEEDVKGDIGVAQNPEPSGSSNYSRLPPLGHRRTQSDVLNAAHRHNNSFQRLKTSMQKALRWGGNLRDDRFRSSFNPEVLANQKRQWYQLHSKTMDKFRYEQPTSIFEHFIIAGVHPDTDLGTVEEAFAKRKKWETDMKRSGMIDVKMLQNHGPPLPIFEPQILFRYPPGKRLAMRLKDLATFCFPGGVKARLLERTPSFSELNELLYGQEHLSRDDFAFIFSLKVAGNATVYGVCLHVPELVQRQPGNLGGSSRLSSIAGSSRQYMVSAPRCYCLLTRVPFFELHYEMLNSIIAQERLNRITEVVSETNPSLDDLAPSSSKQDDQINDNTVTSTPNSEYVNEWMASALPVNSTVVLSSDTAANDEVSSASLKISSPLSSGSVAASDASDWGHVREIEKDVRKGVLYIDDNASEASEIRCSVLERINGTHENGQISPDIGSVFSLRSRTSSQSLFSPARSLTSEDDEEEDDLFWNNEKEYGDDLIMEWAKENKNDLLQIVCSYHALALPQRGSEIVFQPLEHLQAIEYVRPPISALAMDESFFYSMEPSEINAKFAAAEEALALSVWTTATICRVLSLDGILAVIAGVLLEKQVVVVCPNLGVLSAVVLSLIPIIRPFQWQSLLLPVLPMRMLDFLDAPVPFLVGVQDKPADLKMKSTSNLVQVNLPKKQVKTCYVPQLPQRKELVSELGPIHSTLAFEGSIAKKHPTYRCNEVQAEAAIQFLAIMRDYLESICANLRSHTITSVQSDQDRQVSLLLKDSFIDSFPIKDRPFIKLFVDTQLFTVLSDSRLSRYENEH, from the exons ATGGAAACCAAGGAAGAAGCTGAAGGAAATGAAGATTATCCACCATCACCCTCTTGGGAATTAAACCATCTCTTTGaggtggaggaggaggaggatgTCAAAGGGGATATTGGAGTAGCACAAAATCCTGAGCCCTCAGGGAGTTCGAATTATTCACGGTTGCCGCCGTTGGGGCATAGGCGCACTCAGAGCGATGTTCTAAATGCAGCACATCGCCATAACAATAGTTTCCAGAGATTGAAAACATCTATGCAGAAAGCTTTGCGATGGGGTGGCAATTTGAGGGATGACAGGTTCCGTTCAAGCTTCAATCCTGAGGTTCTGGCAAACCAGAAACGCCAGTGGTATCAACTCCACTCCAAAACTATG GATAAGTTTAGATATGAGCAGCCGACTTCAATCTTTGAGCACTTCATTATTGCTGGGGTTCATCCAGATACTGATCTTGGGACTGTGGAGGAAGCCTTTGCTAAGAGGAAGAAGTGGGAAACAGATATGAAAAGATCTGGGATGATAGATGTTAAAATGCTGCAGAATCATGGACCTCCACTTCCAATATTTGAACCGCAG ATACTTTTTAGATACCCTCCTGGGAAGAGGTTAGCTATGCGTTTGAAGGACTTAGCCACCTTTTGTTTTCCTGGAGGTGTTAAG GCACGATTGCTGGAAAGAACTCCGTCATTTAGCGAGCTAAATGAGCTTCTTTATGGACAG GAGCATTTAAGCAGAGAtgatttcgcatttattttttcACTCAAG GTGGCAGGCAATGCTACGGTTTATGGCGTTTGCTTGCATGTACCAGAACTTGTACAAAGACAGCCTGGTAATTTAGGTGGTTCATCACGCCTTTCTTCAATTGCAGGATCAAGCAGACAGTATATGGTTTCTGCACCTCGATGCTATTGTTTGCTAACTAGAGTGCCTTTCTTTGAGTTGCATTATGAGATGTTGAACAG TATCATTGCACAGGAGCGCCTGAATCGAATAACCGAAGTTGTTAGTGAAACGAATCCATCTCTTGATGATCTTGCACCGTCTTCCTCGAAACAAGATGATCAAATAAATGATAACACCGTCACCAGCACTCCCAACAGCGAGTATGTTAATGAGTGGATGGCTTCTGCATTACCTGTTAACAGCACTGTAGTTCTTAGTAGTGACACTGCTGCCAATGATGAGGTTTCATCTGCTTCATTAAAGATAAGTTCACCATTGTCATCTGGAAGTGTAGCTGCGAGTGATGCTTCGGATTGGGGTCATGTTAGGGAAATAGAGAAGGATGTTAGGAAGGGTGTGCTATATATTGATGATAATGCATCTGAAGCCTCAGAAATTCGTTGCAGTGTTTTGGAAAGAATAAATGGCACCCATGAAAATGGACAAATTTCTCCAGATATTGGATCAGTTTTCAGCTTGCGGAGTCGTACTTCTTCTCAATCACTATTCAG TCCAGCTAGAAGCCTGACATCAGAggatgatgaagaggaggatgaccTTTTCTggaataatgaaaaagaatatggAGATGACTTGATAATGGAATGGGCTAAG GAAAACAAAAATGATCTGCTACAGATAGTTTGCAGTTATCATGCTTTAGCTCTTCCACAACGAGGAAGTGAAATAGTTTTTCAGCCTCTTGAGCATTTACAGGCTATCGAGTATGTGAGACCTCCGATATCAGCCCTTGCCATGGATGAAAGCTTTTTTTATTCAATGGAACCTTCTGAG ATCAATGCGAAGTTCGCAGCAGCTGAGGAAGCTCTTGCACTTTCAGTATGGACAACTGCAACGATTTGCCGAGTTCTCTCTCTCGATGGT ATTTTGGCAGTGATTGCAGGAGTGTTATTGGAAAAACAGGTCGTAGTCGTTTGCCCGAACCTG GGTGTTCTATCGGCCGTGGTGTTATCCCTTATTCCTATCATTCGTCCATTTCAGTGGCAGAGCTTATTGCTTCCA GTACTGCCTATGAGGATGCTTGATTTTCTTGATGCACCTGTTCCATTTCTT GTTGGCGTACAAGATAAACCAGCTGATTTGAAAATGAAATCAACATCCAATCTTGTTCAAGTTAATTTGCCCAAGAAACAG GTGAAAACATGTTACGTGCCGCAACTTCCTCAACGGAAAGAGCTTGTATCAGAACTAGGGCCGATACATTCCACACTTGCCTTTGAAGGTTCAATTGCTAAGAAGCATCCTACATATAGGTGCAATGAAGTGCAG GCTGAAGCTGCAATCCAGTTTTTGGCAATCATGAGGGACTACCTAGAGTCAATCTGTGCAAATCTGAGGTCTCATACAATTACTAGTGTACAATCAGACCAGGACAGG CAGGTTTCCTTGTTACttaaagatagctttatcgattCTTTTCCGATTAAGGACCGGCCATTTATTAAG CTATTTGTAGACACACAACTATTCACCGTTCTATCAGATTCTCGTTTGTCAAGATATGAGAATGAGCACTAA
- the LOC107925872 gene encoding uncharacterized protein isoform X2, which yields METKEEAEGNEDYPPSPSWELNHLFEVEEEEDVKGDIGVAQNPEPSGSSNYSRLPPLGHRRTQSDVLNAAHRHNNSFQRLKTSMQKALRWGGNLRDDRFRSSFNPEVLANQKRQWYQLHSKTMDKFRYEQPTSIFEHFIIAGVHPDTDLGTVEEAFAKRKKWETDMKRSGMIDVKMLQNHGPPLPIFEPQILFRYPPGKRLAMRLKDLATFCFPGGVKARLLERTPSFSELNELLYGQEHLSRDDFAFIFSLKVAGNATVYGVCLHVPELVQRQPGNLGGSSRLSSIAGSSRQYMVSAPRCYCLLTRVPFFELHYEMLNSIIAQERLNRITEVVSETNPSLDDLAPSSSKQDDQINDNTVTSTPNSEYVNEWMASALPVNSTVVLSSDTAANDEVSSASLKISSPLSSGSVAASDASDWGHVREIEKDVRKGVLYIDDNASEASEIRCSVLERINGTHENGQISPDIGSVFSLRSRTSSQSLFSPARSLTSEDDEEEDDLFWNNEKEYGDDLIMEWAKENKNDLLQIVCSYHALALPQRGSEIVFQPLEHLQAIEYVRPPISALAMDESFFYSMEPSEINAKFAAAEEALALSVWTTATICRVLSLDGILAVIAGVLLEKQVVVVCPNLGVLSAVVLSLIPIIRPFQWQSLLLPVLPMRMLDFLDAPVPFLVGVQDKPADLKMKSTSNLVQVNLPKKQVKTCYVPQLPQRKELVSELGPIHSTLAFEGSIAKKHPTYRCNEVQAEAAIQFLAIMRDYLESICANLRSHTITSVQSDQDRVSLLLKDSFIDSFPIKDRPFIKLFVDTQLFTVLSDSRLSRYENEH from the exons ATGGAAACCAAGGAAGAAGCTGAAGGAAATGAAGATTATCCACCATCACCCTCTTGGGAATTAAACCATCTCTTTGaggtggaggaggaggaggatgTCAAAGGGGATATTGGAGTAGCACAAAATCCTGAGCCCTCAGGGAGTTCGAATTATTCACGGTTGCCGCCGTTGGGGCATAGGCGCACTCAGAGCGATGTTCTAAATGCAGCACATCGCCATAACAATAGTTTCCAGAGATTGAAAACATCTATGCAGAAAGCTTTGCGATGGGGTGGCAATTTGAGGGATGACAGGTTCCGTTCAAGCTTCAATCCTGAGGTTCTGGCAAACCAGAAACGCCAGTGGTATCAACTCCACTCCAAAACTATG GATAAGTTTAGATATGAGCAGCCGACTTCAATCTTTGAGCACTTCATTATTGCTGGGGTTCATCCAGATACTGATCTTGGGACTGTGGAGGAAGCCTTTGCTAAGAGGAAGAAGTGGGAAACAGATATGAAAAGATCTGGGATGATAGATGTTAAAATGCTGCAGAATCATGGACCTCCACTTCCAATATTTGAACCGCAG ATACTTTTTAGATACCCTCCTGGGAAGAGGTTAGCTATGCGTTTGAAGGACTTAGCCACCTTTTGTTTTCCTGGAGGTGTTAAG GCACGATTGCTGGAAAGAACTCCGTCATTTAGCGAGCTAAATGAGCTTCTTTATGGACAG GAGCATTTAAGCAGAGAtgatttcgcatttattttttcACTCAAG GTGGCAGGCAATGCTACGGTTTATGGCGTTTGCTTGCATGTACCAGAACTTGTACAAAGACAGCCTGGTAATTTAGGTGGTTCATCACGCCTTTCTTCAATTGCAGGATCAAGCAGACAGTATATGGTTTCTGCACCTCGATGCTATTGTTTGCTAACTAGAGTGCCTTTCTTTGAGTTGCATTATGAGATGTTGAACAG TATCATTGCACAGGAGCGCCTGAATCGAATAACCGAAGTTGTTAGTGAAACGAATCCATCTCTTGATGATCTTGCACCGTCTTCCTCGAAACAAGATGATCAAATAAATGATAACACCGTCACCAGCACTCCCAACAGCGAGTATGTTAATGAGTGGATGGCTTCTGCATTACCTGTTAACAGCACTGTAGTTCTTAGTAGTGACACTGCTGCCAATGATGAGGTTTCATCTGCTTCATTAAAGATAAGTTCACCATTGTCATCTGGAAGTGTAGCTGCGAGTGATGCTTCGGATTGGGGTCATGTTAGGGAAATAGAGAAGGATGTTAGGAAGGGTGTGCTATATATTGATGATAATGCATCTGAAGCCTCAGAAATTCGTTGCAGTGTTTTGGAAAGAATAAATGGCACCCATGAAAATGGACAAATTTCTCCAGATATTGGATCAGTTTTCAGCTTGCGGAGTCGTACTTCTTCTCAATCACTATTCAG TCCAGCTAGAAGCCTGACATCAGAggatgatgaagaggaggatgaccTTTTCTggaataatgaaaaagaatatggAGATGACTTGATAATGGAATGGGCTAAG GAAAACAAAAATGATCTGCTACAGATAGTTTGCAGTTATCATGCTTTAGCTCTTCCACAACGAGGAAGTGAAATAGTTTTTCAGCCTCTTGAGCATTTACAGGCTATCGAGTATGTGAGACCTCCGATATCAGCCCTTGCCATGGATGAAAGCTTTTTTTATTCAATGGAACCTTCTGAG ATCAATGCGAAGTTCGCAGCAGCTGAGGAAGCTCTTGCACTTTCAGTATGGACAACTGCAACGATTTGCCGAGTTCTCTCTCTCGATGGT ATTTTGGCAGTGATTGCAGGAGTGTTATTGGAAAAACAGGTCGTAGTCGTTTGCCCGAACCTG GGTGTTCTATCGGCCGTGGTGTTATCCCTTATTCCTATCATTCGTCCATTTCAGTGGCAGAGCTTATTGCTTCCA GTACTGCCTATGAGGATGCTTGATTTTCTTGATGCACCTGTTCCATTTCTT GTTGGCGTACAAGATAAACCAGCTGATTTGAAAATGAAATCAACATCCAATCTTGTTCAAGTTAATTTGCCCAAGAAACAG GTGAAAACATGTTACGTGCCGCAACTTCCTCAACGGAAAGAGCTTGTATCAGAACTAGGGCCGATACATTCCACACTTGCCTTTGAAGGTTCAATTGCTAAGAAGCATCCTACATATAGGTGCAATGAAGTGCAG GCTGAAGCTGCAATCCAGTTTTTGGCAATCATGAGGGACTACCTAGAGTCAATCTGTGCAAATCTGAGGTCTCATACAATTACTAGTGTACAATCAGACCAGGACAGG GTTTCCTTGTTACttaaagatagctttatcgattCTTTTCCGATTAAGGACCGGCCATTTATTAAG CTATTTGTAGACACACAACTATTCACCGTTCTATCAGATTCTCGTTTGTCAAGATATGAGAATGAGCACTAA
- the LOC107925873 gene encoding WD repeat-containing protein 70 codes for MEDEAEIYDGIRAQFPLAFGKQQKSQTSLEAIHNATRRSTAGAAASTASTTASNSNNKTNEALPSLSSYSKAWLDSLRNSKSPNPNPNDSVIGPPRPPPGPVPDEDDEDVMVGPPPPPPGSGEDDDNDVMIGPPRPPVGPISDSEEDEEEENRYRIPLSNEIVLKGHTKIVSALAIDHSGSRVLSGSFDYTVRMFDFQGMNSRLQSFRQLEPFEGHQVRNLSWSPTSDRFLCVTGSAQAKIYDRDGLTLGEFVKGDMYIRDLKNTKGHISGLTCGEWHPKTKETILTSSEDGSLRIWDVNDFKSQKQVIKPKLARPGRIPVTTCAWDREGKCIAGGIGDGSIQIWTLKPGWGSRPDIYIEKSHSDDITGLRFSSDGRTLLSRSFDGSLKFWDLRQIKAPLKVFDDLPNNYAQTNIAFSPDEQLFLTGTSIEKESTVGGLLCFYDCSKLELVQRVGISPSCSVVQCAWHPRLNQIFATSGDKSQGGTHVLYDPTLSERGALVCVARAPRKKSVDDFEAPLVIHNPHALPLFRDQPSRKRQREKILKDPVKSHKPELPITGPGHGGRVGSTKGSLLTQYLLKQGGMIKETWMEEDPREAILKYADVAEKDPKFIAPAYAETQPEPVFAKSDSEDEEK; via the exons ATGGAAGACGAAGCCGAAATTTACGATGGAATCAGAGCTCAGTTCCCTCTTGCTTTTGGTAAGCAGCAAAAATCCCAAACCTCTCTTGAAGCCATTCACAACGCCACTCGCCGTTCCACCGCCGGAGCCGCTGCCTCCACCGCTAGTACCACCgctagtaatagtaataataaaaccAATGAAGCCCTTCCGTCTCTTTCTTCCTATTCCAAAGCTTGGCTCGATTCCCTTCGCAATTCTAAGTCTCCCAACCCTAACCCTAATGACTCCGTGATTGGCCCGCCTCGTCCGCCACCTGGTCCAGTTCCTGATGAGGATGACGAAGACGTCATGGTAGGACCTCCTCCGCCTCCTCCAGGTTCCGGTGAGGATGACGATAACGATGTCATGATTGGGCCGCCACGCCCGCCAGTTGGGCCGATTTCTGACTCGGAGGAGGATGAGGAGGAGGAGAACCGTTATCGAATTCCATTAAGCAATGAGATTGTTCTCAAAGGGCATACTAAG ATTGTTTCAGCTCTTGCAATTGATCACTCTGGCTCTAGGGTTCTTTCGGGTAGTTTTGACTATACGGTTCGAATGTTTGATTTTCAAGGAATGAATTCTCGTTTACAATCATTTAGACAGCTTGAACCATTTGAAGGCCACCAAGTTCGTAATCTAAGCTGGAGTCCCACATCAGACCGGTTCTTATGTGTCACTGGCTCTGCTCAAGCTAAG ATATATGATCGAGATGGACTTACTTTAGGCGAGTTTGTAAAAGGGGATATGTATATTCGCGATCTGAAGAATACTAAGGGACATATATCGGGGCTGACTTGTGGAGAGTGGCATCCAAAAACCAAGGAGACAATTTTGACATCATCTGAAGATGGATCACTTCGTATATGGGATGTGAATGACTTCAAAAGTCAAAAGcag GTTATCAAACCAAAACTTGCAAGGCCTGGAAGAATTCCTGTTACAACATGTGCATGGGATCGTGAAGGGAAATGTATTGCTGGTGGAATTGGTGATGGTTCTATACAG ATATGGACCCTTAAGCCTGGATGGGGAAGCAGACCAGATATATACATTGAAAAAAGTCATTCTGATGATATCACTGGGCTTAGGTTTTCTAGTGATGGGAGAACTTTGTTGTCCAGAAGCTTTGATGGTTCACTCAAG TTTTGGGATTTACGCCAAATTAAAGCCCCTCTCAAGGTGTTTGATGATCTCCCAAATAACTATGCCCAAACAAATATTGCATTTAGTCCCGATGAGCAACTCTTTCTAACTGGAACATCCATTGAGAAGGAAAGTACCGTTGGAGGTTTGCTGTGTTTTTATGATTGTTCAAAACTTGAACTTGTTCAAAGAGTTGGGATATCTCCTTCTTGCAGTGTGGTGCAGTGTGCTTGGCACCCAAGATTAAATCAG atatttgcTACATCAGGAGACAAAAGCCAAGGAGGGACTCATGTACTATATGATCCAACACTTAGTGAGAGAGGAGCTCTTGTATGTGTTGCACGTGCACCTAGGAAGAAATCTGTTGATGATTTTGAGGCACCGCTTGTGATTCACAATCCTCATGCACTACCATTATTTAGAGACCAACCAAGCCGTAAGCGTCAACGGGAGAAGATACTGAAGGATCCTGTCAAGTCACATAAACCTGAACTTCCAATAACAGGACCAGGACATGGTGGTAGGGTTGGTTCAACCAAGGGAAGTTTGTTGACCCAGTACCTTCTTAAG CAAGGGGGAATGATCAAAGAAACATGGATGGAAGAAGATCCTAGAGAAGCTATACTTAAGTACGCTGATGTTGCTGAAAAAGACCCAAAGTTCATTGCTCCTGCATATGCTGAAACCCAGCCAGAACCTGTTTTTGCAAAGTCAGATTCTGAGGATGAAGAGAAATGA